The following are encoded together in the Penicillium digitatum chromosome 3, complete sequence genome:
- a CDS encoding Amino acid/polyamine transporter I, which translates to MGHLDEISALEAQPGKIDNTGDFKESEPVEPIQLHRELKARHISMIAIGGAIGTGLVVGTGSALTAGPGSLLIAYCFMGFVVWTVMCGLGEMAAWLPLSSGFTGYAGRFCDPALGFTLGWCYYLKYIILPPTQLTAAALVITYWPKTSAENVNPGVWIAIFMVSIIVINYFGVKIFGELEFWLSSFKVIVIMGLILCSFIFALGGGPDHDRRGFRYWREPGAFATKYTGGSLGKFLAFWSTLVQATFAFLGTELIGVTVGEAQNPRKTIPKAIKLTFWRIIVFYILSVLFLGMLVPYNSPDLAFATKAKSSAAASPFVVAMKQVAALPHIINGCILVFVFSAANSDLYIATRTLYGLSREKKAPRIFARTNRAGVPIYALTLSASFCLLAFMSVSSGSKNIFGYFTDMVSIFGLLTWISLLITHIFFIRARRAQGVDETVLAYKAPLGIIGSCVALFFCVLVVFTRSFGVFIHKPETYGNFDYKTFITSYIGIPLYVLAFAGWKFWKKTEIIKPHNADIWTGKAEIDREEAEYMAMMAIQDRNLSGWKKFYRKSLAWLF; encoded by the exons ATGGGTCACCTTGACGAGATTAGCGCTCTCGAGGCACAACCCGGCAAAATTGACAACACGGGGGATTTCAAAGAAAGTGAACCTGTTGAGCCAATTCAGCTTCATAGAGAGCTCAAGGCTCGTCACATTTCTATGATTGCCATCGGTGGTGCCATTGGTACTGGTTTGGTTGTTGGCACTGGCAGTGCTCTGAC AGCAGGA CCTGGATCTTTGCTTATTGCCTACTGCTTTATGGGTTTCGTCGTTTGGACCGTCATGTGTGGACTGGGTGAAATGGCTGCTTGGCTACCATTGTCCTCCGGTTTTACTGGCTATGCTGGCCGGTTTTGTGACCCTGCTCTCGGATTTACCCTCGGATGGTG CTACTACCTCAAATATATCATTCTACCACCTACACAACTAACTGCCGCTGCTCTAGTTATTACCTATTGGCCAAAGACATCAGCAGAGAATGTCAACCCGGGTGTGTGGATTGCCATCTTCATGGTGTCAATCATCGTGATTAACTACTTCGGCGTCAAGATTTTCGGTGAATTGGAGTTCTGGCTCTCATCCTTCAAGGTGATTGTCATTATGGGACTCATACTGTGCTCTTTCATCTTTGCACTTGGTGGTGGTCCCGATCACGACAGGAGAGGTTTCCGTTACTGGAGGGAACCCGGCGCCTTCGCCACAAAATACACCGGTGGTTCCCTGGGAAAATTCCTTGCTTTCTGGTCGACCTTGGTGCAGGCCACCTTTGCATTCCTCG GTACCGAACTCATTGGTGTGACCGTCGGAGAGGCCCAGAACCCCCGGAAGACGATCCCGAAAGCCATCAAGCTCACTTTCTGGCGAATCATCGTGTTCTACATTCTCAGCGTTCTCTTCCTCGGTATGCTAGTCCCCTACAACTCTCCAGATCTGGCTTTCGCGACCAAGGCCAAGAGCTCTGCTGCTGCCTCACCTTTCGTGGTTGCAATGAAGCAAGTCGCCGCCCTTCCCCACATCATCAATGGCTGTATCCTGGTGTTTGTATTTTCTGCCGCCAACTCTGATCTGTACATCGCAACTCGAACTCTGTACGGCCTTTCTCGTGAGAAGAAGGCCCCTAGGATCTTTGCTCGCACGAACAGAGCCGGTGTCCCAATCTATGCTCTGACACTGTCGGCTTCCTTCTGCCTGCTCGCCTTTATGAGTGTTTCCAGTGGCTCCAAGAATATCTTCGGATACTTCACCGATATGGTGTCAATCTTCGGAT TGTTGACCTGGATCTCTCTCTTGATTACTCACATCTTCTTCATTCGCGCCCGACGTGCACAGGGTGTTGACGAGACAGTACTGGCCTACAAGGCTCCTCTGGGAATCATCGGTTCCTGCGTTGCGCTCTTTTTCTGTGTCTTGGTAGTCTTCACTCGCAGCTTCGGTGTGTTTATCCACAAACCGGAAACCTATGGCAATTTCGACTACAAGACCTTCATCACTTCCTACATCGGAATCCCCCTCTATGTATTAGCATTCGCTGGGTGGAAGTTCTGGAAGAAGACTGAGATTATCAAGCCCCATAATGCCGATATCTGGACGGGCAAGGCGGAAATTGACCGCGAAGAGGCCGAATATATGGCCATGATGGCCATCCAGGACCGGAACCTGTCTGGCTGGAAGAAATTCTACAGAAAAAGTCTCGCCTGGCTTTTCtag
- a CDS encoding Gamma-glutamyltranspeptidase, whose amino-acid sequence MMYPAIKTARENIFVIEEIVHTMESAVRDGEYFLPKNPTSAFGFAPNGILLGLGDTKTRHWYADTSEALADQGPDALYTGRDYAQRHQG is encoded by the coding sequence ATGATGTATCCAGCTATCAAAACTGCCCGTGAAAATATCTTTGTTATAGAGGAGATTGTTCACACTATGGAATCGGCTGTTAGAGATGGTGAATATTTCCTGCCCAAGAACCCAACATCGGCATTTGGCTTTGCTCCCAATGGAATTCTGCTCGGTCTTGGAGATACAAAAACCAGACATTGGTACGCGGATACGTCTGAGGCTCTCGCTGATCAAGGGCCAGATGCATTatacaccggcagagactATGCTCAGCGCCACCAAGGCTGA
- a CDS encoding UPF0591 membrane protein C15E1.02c, translating to MTTLHYLPPVKPSAIALGTIFTHTASLGILAPVFGDTYHRAQAANSKEEFIKSKEAAGAAAAWGSSLAGSAVQTYGVAALINATGTLSYKGAAYLGALIFFASSAPGVVSQVFSEKRPLDTIAVGAVSRVFETVGLSLFLTWWGTRTHPFD from the exons ATGACTACCCTTCATT ATCTCCCCCCCGTGAAGCCCTCCGCCATTGCGCTGGGAACAATTTTCACCCACACTGCCTCCCTCGGCATCTTAGCCCCCGTTTTCGGTGACACCTATCACCGCGCTCAAGCCGCCAACTCCAAGGAGGAATTCATCAAGTCGAAGGAGGCTGCCGGCGCAGCCGCAGCCTGGGGAAGCTCCCTCGCGGGAAGTGCTGTTCAGACTTATGGTGTGGCTGCACTCATCAATGCCACTGGCACACTGAGCTACAAGGGTGCCGCATACTTGGGTGCGCTTATTTTCTTCGCAAGCTCAGCCCCAGGC GTTGTGAGCCAGGTGTTCTCTGAGAAGCGACCCCTCGACACTATCGCTGTCGGTGCGGTCTCGCGGGTGTTTGAGACGGTTGGACTCAGCTTGTTCCTTACCTGGTGGGGAACACGCACCCACCCCTTCGACTAA
- a CDS encoding Methyltransferase-16, putative: protein MIEIPMSNLPGPQSSPQSSPPSSPDGFNISESLAPPRELKAAVTTDITFDGLLKEPLLLKEDLKDGCGGQLWPAGMVLAKYLLSRHATDLSDKTIVELGAGGGLVGLAVARGCHLEQPIYITDQQPMFSLMKSNIQLNNLGANATAAILNWGEPIPNQIPSTPDVILAADCVYFEPAFPLLITTLQDLLGPNTVCYFCYKRRRRADMRFMKMAKKAFEMEQVHDDPGAEAYNRDNIFLYTIRAKRLDRK from the exons ATGATAGAGATACCAATGTCAAATCTTCCGGGTCCACAATCGAGCCCACAATCGAGCCCACCATCCAGTCCAGATGGATTCAATATCAGCGAATCCCTGGCGCCCCCGCGCGAACTCAAAGCTGCAGTGACAACGGACATCACATTCGACGGACTCCTGAAAGAACCATTGCTACTAAAAGAAGACCTGAAAGATGGATGCGGTGGCCAATTATGGCCAGCAGGGATGGTGTTGGCCAAATACCTCCTCAGTCGTCACGCCACCGATCTGTCTGATAAAACGAT CGTGGAACTTGGAGCTGGAGGGGGCCTTGTTGGACTCGCCGTGGCCCGCGGGTGTCATCTCGAACAACCGATTTATATCACAGACCAACAACCTATGTTTTCCCTAATGAAGTCCAACATTCAACTAAACAATCTCGGCGCGAATGCGACTGCTGCGATACTAAACTGGGGAGAACCGATCCCAAACCAGATTCCCTCGACACCAGATGTTATCCTCGCGGCAGACTGTGTCTACTTCGAGCCGGCATTCCCTCTCTTGATCACCACGCTCCAGGATCTTCTGGGACCAAACACGGTCTGTTACTTTTGTTACAAGCGTCGCAGACGTGCCGACATGCGATTCATGAAGATGGCGAAAAAGGCTTTCGAAATGGAGCAAGTGCATGACGATCCTGGGGCTGAAGCGTATAATAGAGATAACATATTCCTCTACACGATACGTGCCAAACGTCTTGACCGGAAGTGA
- a CDS encoding NADH-ubiquinone oxidoreductase subunit — protein MKTVELLIQEFVWWLGNKIIRARISGSQSLLTMARGIVNAAKSASNVISINQKYTVKSTGIWERIRRLLAVDPERSSGVPLNSQFRSPTPGSVPPLAYDDPVTLPAGDIADNPYWKRDVRRSYPRLSTVRQADAVSLLTVGSQAAPKDGVLKLGQAGEQQLIALKEQGEERGLAALFEQDKKSIQGIFGADGLPPKPCNINHASKSSQSKYELDPENGYPKKYTCRTFV, from the exons ATGAAGACAGTGGAATTACTAATACAAGAATTTGTGTGGTGGCTCGGCAACAAGATAATCCGTGCCA GGATTTCAGGCA GTCAGAGTCTTCTCACCATGGCTCGGGGTATCGTGAATGCCGCCAAGTCGGCATCCAATGTCATCTCCATCAACCAG AAATACACAGTCAAGTCCACCGGCATCTGGGAGCGCATTCGTCGCCTTCTCGCCGTTGACCCTGAACGCTCTTCAGGTGTCCCTCTGAACTCTCAATTCCGTTCTCCCACCCCGGGCTCTGTACCTCCTCTTGCCTACGATGACCCGGTTACTCTTCCCGCGGGTGACATTGCCGACAACCCATACTGGAAGCGGGACGTCCGGAGGAGCTACCCTAGGCTGAGCACCGTGCGCCAAGCCGATGCAGTCAGCCTTCTCACCGTCGGAAGCCAGGCCGCTCCCAAGGATGGCGTTCTTAAACTTGGACAGGCTGGAGAGCAGCAATTGATTGCTCTCAAGGAACAGGGCGAAGAACGCGGCCTAGCGGCTCTCTTTGAGCAAGATAAGAAGAGCATTCAGGGTATTTTTGGTGCCGATGGCTTGCCTCCCAAGCCTTGCAACATCAACCATGCCTCGAAGTCTTCACAATCTAAGTACGAGCTCGACCCGGAGAACGGCTACCCCAAGAA ATATACCTGCCGCACCTTTGTTTGA